The following proteins are encoded in a genomic region of Brachypodium distachyon strain Bd21 chromosome 1, Brachypodium_distachyon_v3.0, whole genome shotgun sequence:
- the LOC100834478 gene encoding protein sip5 has translation MGNQVGGRRRRPAVDERYTRPQGLYPHPDIDLKKLRRLIVEAKLAPCHPGSDDPRADLDECPICFLFYPSLNRSKCCAKGICTECFLQMKSPTSCRPTQCPYCKMLNYAVEYRGVKTKEEKGVEQLEEQRVIEAQIRMRHQEIKDDAERLKNKQTATLSDVITTPQVECCEAGGTSTPAASSAQGNDALLSQVQHSELLLKNSERLKQMRENNFDVDLEEVMLMEAIWLSVQDASGNPGITGAAPPTIPPRSYDTSVTASAEAAPSGGFACAVAALAEQQHMLVGSSIPATCQASKHDTLSRSDRSFTEDLSIAGSSSSGTRVDESSINRTRQTREGAEHSNNDRWSEVADASTSCAGSDITREAGAANLVASDGSSIGSGNIPDSFEDQMMLAISLSLVDARAMASSPGPGLTWQ, from the exons atgGGGAACCAGGtcggggggcggcggcggaggccggcggTGGACGAGCGGTACACGCGGCCGCAGGGGCTGTACCCGCACCCGGACATCGACCTCAAGAAGCTGCGCCGCCTCATCGTCGAGGCCAAGCTCGCGCCCTGCCACCCGGGCTCCGACGACCCGCGCGCCGACCTCGACGAGTGCCCCATCTGCTTCCTG TTCTATCCTAGCCTGAACCGGTCCAAGTGCTGCGCCAAGGGGATTTGCACCG AGTGTTTCCTCCAGATGAAGTCGCCCACCTCGTGCCGGCCGACTCA ATGTCCATACTGCAAGATGCTGAACTACGCGGTGGAGTACCGCGGCGTCAAGACCAAGGAGGAGAAGGGTGTCGAGCAGCTT GAGGAGCAGAGGGTTATCGAGGCACAGATCAGGATGCGGCATCAGGAAATCAAGGACGACGCGGAGCGGCTGAAAAACAAGCAGACTGCTACTTTGAGCGATGTAATAACAACGCCACAAGTTGAATGTTGTGAAGCTGGTGGCACATCCACCCCAG CTGCAAGCAGTGCGCAAGGCAATGATGCGCTATTGTCTCAAGTACAGCATTCAGAGTTGCTACTGAAGAATTCTGAACGTTTAAAGCAAATGCG GGAGAATAATTTCGACGTGGACCTTGAGGAAGTTATGCTTATGGAAGCAATTTGGCTTTCTGTACAA GATGCCTCGGGAAATCCTGGCATCACAGGTGCTGCACCACCAACAATTCCTCCAAGATCTTATGATACATCTGTGACAGCTTCAGCTGAAGCAGCTCCTTCTGGTGGATTTGCTTGTGCGGTTGCAGCTTTAGCCGAGCAACAGCATATGCTTGTAGGTTCCTCCATTCCTGCCACTTGCCAGGCGTCAAAACATGATACTCTCAGCAGGTCAGACAGGTCTTTTACAGAGGATTTGAGCATAGCTGGGAGCAGTTCTTCAGGCACCAGAGTTGACGAATCGTCAATCAATAGAACGCGCCAAACAAGAGAGGGTGCGGAGCATTCTAATAATGACCGGTGGTCAGAGGTTGCTGATGCCAGCACCAGTTGTGCTGGCTCCGATATTACGAGAGAGGCTGGGGCTGCCAATTTGGTTGCTTCAGATGGGTCTAGCATTGGTTCAGGCAATATTCCTGATAGCTTTGAAGATCAGATGATGCTGGCCATCTCTCTCTCGTTAGTTGATGCCCGGGCCATGGCAAGTTCTCCAGGCCCAGGGTTAACATGGCAGTAG
- the LOC100834177 gene encoding protein IQ-DOMAIN 1, with product MGSGDWFKTIISKKKSKRGKSKHAKLAAQTNRANLPQQKPNGPSSSSDPEDNAALEEWAATRIQNAFRRYKARRKLRCLKGLKRLRIVGQSNPVTKQTSATLSYIQSWNKLQAEIRNRRAFMVTEGRNRKKKQENQVKLDAKLQNLQVEWNGGSNTMDEILARIHLREEAAVKRERAMAYAFNHQWRARSATSQGNFNYEVGNAGWGWSWMDRWIAARPWEPRSMVHPENPKKGQAKKDSVSTNQSALKLQGAITLSNTNDRKVPKKKQSPSPDNKKPSPSPDKKKPSPSPDKKPSPSPGKKPTAKVAGPPKAKSRDMKGSQEKQRRQQQQQPEVPPISA from the exons ATGGGGTCCGGGGACTGGTTCAAGACCATCATCAGCAAGAAGAAGTCGAAACGGGGCAAGTCAAAGCACGCAAAG CTTGCTGCTCAAACCAATCGAGCTAACCTACCACAGCAAAAGCCCAATGGTCCTTCTTCTAGCAGCGACCCAGAAGACAATGCAGCACTGGAAGAATGGGCAGCTACTCGGATTCAGAATGCGTTTCGGCGCTACAAG GCAAGAAGAAAGCTCCGTTGTCTGAAGGGACTTAAAAGACTGCGCATTGTTGGGCAGAGCAATCCAGTTACCAAGCAGACTAGTGCCACATTGAGCTACATACAGTCATGGAACAAGTTACAAGCTGAGATAAGGAACCGGCGTGCTTTTATGGTAACTGAAGGGCGCaataggaagaagaagcaagagaATCAAGTAAAACTTGATGCAAAACTCCAAAATTTGCAG GTTGAGTGGAATGGAGGCTCGAATACTATGGATGAAATACTTGCTAGGATACATCTAAGGGAAGAGGCAGCAGTAAAGCGCGAGCGAGCAATGGCATACGCGTTTAACCATCAG TGGAGGGCAAGATCTGCCACAAGCCAAGGGAACTTCAACTATGAAGTCGGGAATGCCGGATGGGGCTGGAGCTGGATGGACCGCTGGATCGCCGCACGGCCATGGGAGCCCCGGTCTATGGTCCACCCGGAGAACCCAAAGAAAGGGCAGGCAAAGAAAGACAGCGTGAGCACAAACCAGTCGGCTCTGAAGCTGCAAGGCGCGATCACCCTAAGCAACACCAATGACCGGAAAGTTCCCAAGAAGAAGCAATCTCCCTCTCCTGATAATAAGAAGCCATCTCCCTCTCCTGACAAGAAGAAGCCATCTCCCTCTCCTGACAAGAAGCCATCTCCCTCTCCTGGCAAGAAACCAACAGCGAAGGTGGCCGGCCCTCCCAAGGCAAAGTCGAGGGACATGAAAGGGAGCCAGgagaagcagcggcggcagcaacagcaacaaccAGAGGTTCCTCCGATCAGTGCCTGA